From Malus sylvestris chromosome 1, drMalSylv7.2, whole genome shotgun sequence:
TTACAAGTTAATGGAACAAGAGTGCAGAAGAGTCTCCTTTATTGCGAACCTTAACTTCAAAAATATTGCTGGATTAGGTGGTTTGAACTTTAAGTGCTTAAGGCATGAAGTGTACATGCACGTATATGATAGTAGCTTGGAAGCCTTGGCAAAGATGGTAGAGGCACTTGCCAGTACATATCCCGACCCATTGTCGGAGGGTCTGATAACATGGCAGGATGTCTACAAACATTATATTTTGAGTTTGTTGGCAACTTTGGAAACCAAAGCTAGAACTGATTCGGTCATGAAAAGCACTGAAAACCTTCAAATCTTAGTATGTCAACTTGAGCAGAGCTATGAATGTTGCAGAGAGTATATTAGACTCTTGGCACATTTAGATTCTTTGAACATTATGAAGCGGTATTTGACAATAATCATACCGCTTTTGGGTTCTTATGGGACTCTACCAGATAACTCAGCATGGCAAGATTGTCTAATAATTATCTTGAACTTTTGGATAAGATTGGTTGAGGAGATGAAGGAAATTGCATCCCATGAGGATGTCGGAGAAAATCTCAGGCTCAATCTAGATTGCTTAGTGTGTTGTCTAAAGGTTTTCATGAGGCTGGTATTAGAAGACACTGTCTCACCAAGTCAAGGCTGGGCTACAATTGTCAACTTTGTCAATCATGGTTTAATTTGTGACTCTCCTTCTGAACCTTATATGTTCTGTAGAGCTGTGATTTTTTCTGGTTGTGGGTTTGGATCTGTGGCTGAAGTATTTTCCCAAGCGGTTTTAGGGGGTCCAACGGGTTCCGCCTTGGCTGGAGACACTGAAATCCAGGAACTTCCCCGTCTCTACTTATATATTTTGGACAGCATTTTGCAGGATGTGGTTACCCATGGATCCCAGGAATATGAGAAATTATATCAGCTACTATCCTCATTGAGTAAATTAGAAGGtgatttagaagatttagataGGGTGAGGCAACTAGTTTGGAAAAGAATGGCCAAGTTCTCTGAAAACCTGCAGCTGCCGGGTTCAGTTCGAGTATCGACTATAGAGCTTATGCAATACCTCACAGGTAAAAGTATCAAGGGTTTGTCTGCTAGTATACAATCTAATGTTACGCCGTGGGAAGGATGGGATGAGGTGTACCTTGCAAGTAAAAATAGTGAGACTGCTAATCAGGGGTCGGCAGATCATAATGATACATCTAACAGGTTTACAAGTACATTAGTTGCCCTCAAATCGACACAGCTTGTGGCAACCATATCACCCACCATGGAAGTTACCCCCGATGATCTCTCAAATCAAGAGACCGCTGTTTCTTGCTTTCTGAAGCTGTGTGATGCTGCACAAACATATTCTCATGTTGATTCTTTGCTAGCCATGTTAGGGGAGTGGGAAGGGTTTTTCTCAGTGAGGGAAGATAAGAAAGCCTCTATAGAAGCTCCTGAGGCTGGAAATGATTGGGATGATAACTGGGACGATTGCTGGGAGAGTTTTCAGGAGACAGAATCTCCTGTGAAGGAGAAGGAAACATCCTTTTCCGTCCACCCTTTGCATGCATGTTGGTTGGAGATTTTCAAAAAACTTGTAACGCTCTCCCAATTTAAAGATGTCGTCAGACTAATTGATCATTCCCTACCGAAATCAAATGGGATATTGCTTGATGAAGATGGGGTGAAGAGCTTGAGCCAGATCCTTCTTGAAAGAGATTGTTTCATGGCTTTAAAGCTGGTGCTTTTACTGCCTTTTGAATCACTACAGTTGCGGTGTTTGGCTGCTGTTGAAGACAAGTTGAAGCAAGAAGGCATCCCTGACTCGATTGGCGGTGACCATGAGTTATTATTGCTGGTATTATTCTCCGGGGTTTTACCCACTATCATCTCCAATTCTTCATACGGAAACACTTTCTCTTATATCTGCTATTTGGTCGGGAACATATCCCACAAGGTTCAAGCAGCTCAAGTGCAAAACGAGAGATGGCCGTTGCTTTTTAGAAGAATGCTCTTCCCCTGTTTTATATCAGAGCTTGTGAAAGCAGATCAGAAACTTCTAGCCGGACTCATGGTTACGAAATTTATGCACACAAATGCATCGCTTGGTCTTGTTAATGTTGCGGAGGCAAGTCTCAGTCGGTTTTTGGAGGTGCAGCTCCATGTACTACACGACCTGCTTGATGAGACACATTCACCGGAAACATTGAACAATACTGTTTCTAGTTTGAGAGGCAAGTTGGAAAATCTGATCCGGACCGCATTGTCATTGCTTCCAACTAAAGTCAGATGAACAGGTATGATGAACTCTTCCTACTTTCTGTCGTTAGGAGCCGGAGTTGTATGTATAGATGTTTGTTAGGCAGTGTTTGAAAATATAGCTCGGGATGTAAACTTGACACCGAAAGGAATACAGATGATGTACAGTCTCCGTACTGATCCTTGTCGGATCGGAGTGTATAAATTTGAATAAAACACGTATCCTACTATTTGTATAGTAGCACGTGGCGTACCACTCTGTGTActgatcacactgaaaaatttctccttcatgAAAGAGGCGAGTGCTTCTGCGTGCGTTGTTTGGTGTTCAGATAGATGATGAGGAAGGTTTAATTCCAGCCGCAGgatttcattaaaaataatcCGACGGCTCCGCTTCTGATTCCTTAAAGAGCTTGTCTATGGATTTATCCTGAATGAATTTTATGATGTGCAGAAAATGATATTTAGCTAAAAGAAAGGTTTatcgccggatcctctttgtgaggattccggaGATCTTTTAATCACATATATTCATCGTGCGGTTTGTTTTTGTTagatactgtttatattcaattttaaataaaaaaattacaatgaatTTTTAccatacgatgtacgatgaacggatgtaaTTGAAAAATTCtcagatcctcacaaagaggattgcATTTTACCTACCAGGAGGATCCTCGctggatcctttttgtgaggatcctagagATCCTACAATCACATATATTCATCGTGCGATTAGTTTTTGTTAGatattgtttatattcaattttaaataaaaaaaattacaatgatttctgacctcacaatgtacgatgaacggatgtaaTTGGAAGATTCTCGTATCCTTTCAAAGAGGATCCTCCTGGTAGCTAAAACGCAAAGGTGATAAAACAATATTGCATTTAGCTGATCGTATTCGTAGGTACACTTACACTTCAATGttaatgaagaaaaatatgagAGCGGTTATTTGGATGCTGTAAAAGAATAACAACAATGGCATTACAAGAAGAGATGATTTTCCTTTCCCCGAAATTTCGCAGTAAACTTTCAACCGGATCTTCTTCGTTACCCATCTTTGCTGGGCAGACCACTGTTTTCCTCACACATTCTGCATCCTTAACGTTTCGAAATTGAATATACCCTTAGTTAACAGCAACTTTACTAGTATGTTGAACGGATTTGAACGGATGAGGTCGTTCTCTTCAACCACTCAAAAGTCCGGTGTCTGTCAGCTCAGCATCGATTATATGTTTAACGGCTCTGCCTCGCTGTCCCTCTCCTTCATCGATGCCCGATCTTCACTCTCTGTTGACAGAATCAAATGGTTCCGACCATAAGAACGAAAAATATAAAGGAGGTTCGTCTAGGATTAGGCTATGGATGGAGCGAAAAAAATGACTTACTGGGCTTGTCTGAAATCGCCATGAGGCGCCTCTGCAAGAGACATGCTATGAAGAGGAAGAGCGAGCACATACCAAACATAACAGTCATTGGAAATGCATCAACCTGCAAAGACAAACGAAACCAACTGGTTGGTTACACAAGAGGTGGACTGAGAGCACACTTACATGACAACATGTTCCTAAGATATACTCCAATAAACGACCAAGAACTGTTACGTACATTATACAGCACAACGCAGACAAAAATGTTGAGAGGAATGCGGAAGAAGTTCATGATCGTGCTCCTGGCCTCCTCGGGGATGTACTGCGATCTCATCTTCATGATGGATGGCCAGAACAGTCCTACGCAAGCCTCAAAGGCACAGAATCCGAGAAGCTGGATGCAACCAGCAAAAGAGATGCTCCCTCCTTTCACATTGGAAGGTGCTACCAAGAACTGTTGGAAATTAGCAAAGTTAGGGGACGGCACGACAACATAGaataaataagaaaacaatACACCAGAATCCCAACATACACCGGTCACAATGGGAAGCAGGAGAGAGGCAGCTGAGACGGCAAAGACAATCTGCATATAGCTCTCTACTCTAGGTGTTTGGCGAGCCATCAACCGGGATGCAAGGGAGCTTCCAAACATTGAAGACAACATGAAGGTGGCAAAAATAAAACCATGCGGAATGTCCTCGTCATTGGGGCTCAGAGCAGGAGTCCATAGGAACACAAAGGTATACATCGACCCTTCAAACAGAGACTGTATGGCACCCAGTAACGCGATTTTCTCATCTGAACCACGTaaaaaagataataataaaTGAGAGAGAATATAACTTGTAGAACACAGGTGAAAAGACCATGAGGTTGTAAACGGAATGACAAGAATGGCTGGAGTTATGCAGGCGCACACACCACAGCCGACCATTAAACATACACAATTTATCATCCAAAAATATCAGCTTAAGTTTATAGTATACCAGAAGCAATGGCAACAGCAGCACCCCGGAACTGGGTAAACAAGTCCTTGCTCTCTGAAGGATCTCCATAATTCTCTGTCCATGTGAATAAAATTACGAACATTCCAATTGTGAGAAAGCACGAAGCAGCATCGAAGGGCGCCACAGGCCCAAGAGCCAGTGCATCGACCAGCGTATTTCCAAGCAACCCAGCCAAGATAGCAACAACACCATTGCCAAGAAATATTGCCTTTGAGAATGTAATTGACAGCCATTGTTGTTCAAAACCTCTCTGCACGGTCAAGAGGAAGATCACATCTAAGATTTATTTATACAAGGGGTTAAAAGTTCGAAATCAATCAAATTTTCACAGTTCACGCCCCCAACCAAGGGAAACAGCGCCTAGTCAAACTCAATGCCTATGTGTAACAAATAATGAACTCCAAACAAAATACAAAGGCAACAATTTTGCGCCTCAAGcaagcattttttttcttctgatatAAGCTAATGAGCATGATAATAGTACCCCTATGGTGAAGTGATCATCCACTAAAACGACACATCTAGGGTGGATCTGTGAGCAAAGGAtttaaaaaagggaactttaacgaaaagttccctgtattcactttaacgaaaaatcatatttttacactaaaaagtcaatttttctactattcactttaccctttattctatctttattgttaaaactcaaaagttttcaagcctttttaattagttttccttttaaaaaagcGATGACGGGCAGAGCAATGACGCATTACCTTGTTGTGTTCTGCAACAAGCCATGATTCAAATGCTGAAAATAGAAGTGATGTGGCAATGCCTCCCAAAATACGCCCCAACATCAAAACCTTGTACTGAGGAGAATGCTTGGTGATGCAGCTCAGTATGTAAGTTATACAATAAGTGATGCACGCCCTCTTTCGGCCCCTGAATTCACGACAACATCAGCTAAAAATCATCGAACAATCATGGAACCATTTAACAGATATTAGAGCGAAAACTCACTGCTTGTCTGCCAGAGATCCAACAATTGTTCCAAACAACATGGAGGACCCAAAACCAGCAATGAAAAGCTGTCCGATGTCGCCTTTTCCGTATCCATAAGTAGTGTACAGGTAGTAGACATAAGGACCCTGCAACCAGTCCCCAGCTATTGCCATATAACCATTAATTTGTCAGTAatttaaaccaattcttccTTCAATTAGATAAGTTCCTATATAATTAACTAAATCCACTCAAATTACAACCAAGTGCAGCTCAGATCCAACTTCCTATTCATCAATTCAGGAGATATCAAATGAAAATAGGAATATTAAAGCAATGCCAGCATCATTTTTCAATCAGAAAAACGATGaacaaatcccaaaattcttataaaaaccatgaacaaGTCAATCAAAACTATCAGAAAACAGATTGAACACGCAGATCTCGCAAATGGGTGCTTAAATTTCCACTTAGAAACTCCATACAACTCACTAATCGCATCAGATCGGATCAAAATTCACCAAACCAAGGCACATACATTTGAAAACGAACATATACGCATTGAGAGAAATGATAATTTGGGTGAGATCTAGTGGGCTTACCCATCATGAGAGAGTAAACGAAAAGGTAATTGTTCTTGAAGACGTTGAAAGTTGACGGGGTGTTGATTCGGTCTTTGTTGCTCTTGCTGAGCTCCGCCGCGGCCACCACCGCCGCTAGTATCCCGAACACCATGTAGTAGAAAACCTCCATTGTTACTCACTGcactctagagagagaaagggagagcagagagagagaggaaaggaaTGAGATTTTAAGGTACGTGAGGAGAGATATGGATTGTGTTAATATAGCCAAAGGAA
This genomic window contains:
- the LOC126624983 gene encoding uncharacterized protein LOC126624983, which produces MEVFYYMVFGILAAVVAAAELSKSNKDRINTPSTFNVFKNNYLFVYSLMMAGDWLQGPYVYYLYTTYGYGKGDIGQLFIAGFGSSMLFGTIVGSLADKQGRKRACITYCITYILSCITKHSPQYKVLMLGRILGGIATSLLFSAFESWLVAEHNKRGFEQQWLSITFSKAIFLGNGVVAILAGLLGNTLVDALALGPVAPFDAASCFLTIGMFVILFTWTENYGDPSESKDLFTQFRGAAVAIASDEKIALLGAIQSLFEGSMYTFVFLWTPALSPNDEDIPHGFIFATFMLSSMFGSSLASRLMARQTPRVESYMQIVFAVSAASLLLPIVTGFLVAPSNVKGGSISFAGCIQLLGFCAFEACVGLFWPSIMKMRSQYIPEEARSTIMNFFRIPLNIFVCVVLYNVDAFPMTVMFGMCSLFLFIACLLQRRLMAISDKPKSEDRASMKERDSEAEPLNI